The window AGCAAAGATGGCGGCGTGCCAATGCAAACCAAGCCCCGCGAAGCCTTTTCCGGTCCGCCCCGCCCTCGCCAAAGATGGCGGACGAGGCGACGCGGAAGGTGGTGgcggcgctgccgctgctgcgGACAGCGGCGAGCCCGCGGGACCGGGAGCTGTGGGTGCAGCGGCTGAAAGAGGAGTACCAGGCGCTCATCAAGGTaagccccgccgccgctgctccggcAGGGGagcggctcggcgctgcccgggcTGCTGGGGCCCCGCCGCGACGGTGGCCGAGGAGGGTCGCGCCGaggctcgcccccgccgcgcacaGCGCCCCCTGGGGGTTGCCcctggcctcctcctcctccgcagcgCTGCCCGGGCTCCCTCGTTCCCCTGGGGCCcactgtcacccccccccccccagcagggagGCCCTGGGACCCCTTGCTGCCCCACGtccaccccacccccccaggTCCCCACTCCCACCAGCTCCAGTTTCCCCCCATTACCCTGGGTCCCCCCAGTTCCCcactcccagctgccccagtTCAAGCCCAGTTGCCCTAGGCGTGCCCCAGCTCCCCCagttccccacccccagctccctCAGTTCCACCCTAGTTGCCCTAGGTCCACCCCAGCTCCCCCAATTCCCCATTCCCAACTGCCCTACTTCCCCCCCTCCCATTGCCCTGGGTTGTCCCCCCAGTTGCCCCAGCCCAATCgcggagctgccctgcaggccgGGGGGCTCCAGCTGGGCCGAGCGGTCGGGCTGAGCCAGGCCAGGGTCACGCCATTCCCACTCGCCGCCCGTTGCCTCCCCAGTATGTGGAGAACAACAAGAACGCCGACAACGACTGGTTCCGCCTGGAGTCCAACAAGGAGGGCACGCGGTGGGTGAGCGGCAGGGCTGCGCGCCTGCGGGGATTGCCGGGGCCCTGGGCCAGAGCGGGCAGCGCAGCTGCGAGGATCCTCGAGCCCGTCGGCCCCGTGTCGGTCGGTGCTCGGGGCTGTTCGGCACGGCTAAAACCCTCCCGAAACTACCTCTTCCCCTGGCGCTGGCCGTGAAGCACCGGGATATTTGCTCCCCGCCACCCCTGGGGCTGCTCTGCGTGTCCCAGGTAGAGGcaggaggggacccaggcgtcctggccccGCGGCTGGGGCGGCCACCCTCGACGCCCTCTCTCTTGCAGGTGGTTTGGGAAGTGCTGGTACATCCACGACCTGCTCAAGTACGAGTTTGCCATCGAGTTTGACGTGAGTGTCCCAGAGTGG of the Apteryx mantelli isolate bAptMan1 chromosome 31, bAptMan1.hap1, whole genome shotgun sequence genome contains:
- the UFC1 gene encoding ubiquitin-fold modifier-conjugating enzyme 1; amino-acid sequence: MADEATRKVVAALPLLRTAASPRDRELWVQRLKEEYQALIKYVENNKNADNDWFRLESNKEGTRWFGKCWYIHDLLKYEFAIEFDIPVTYPGTAPEIAIPELDGKTAKMYRGGKICLTEHFRPLWARNVPKFGLAHLMALGLGPWLAVEIPDLIAKGLVQHKEK